From one Bacteroides intestinalis DSM 17393 genomic stretch:
- a CDS encoding SusC/RagA family TonB-linked outer membrane protein: MVQAQRLTVQGKVVSKTDGEPIIGATVIETNQTGNGTITNIDGDFTLSVPQGAELTISYIGFKTVNVEAQATLDITLEEESELLQEIVVTGYTTQRKADLTGAISVVSMDEIAKQNENNPIKALQGRVPGMNITADGNPSGNATVRIRGIGTLNNNDPLYIIDGVPTKSGMHELNGNDIESIQVLKDAASASIYGSRAANGVIIITTKKGKEGQIKINFDASIAASMYTNKMEVLNAEEYGRAMWQAYVNEGQDPNTNALGYKYSWGYDANGYPQLNNISMSKYLDSANTVPAADTDWFDETTRTGIIQQYNVSVSNGSEKGSSFFSLGYYKNIGIIKDSDFERFSARMNSDYNLIGKFLTIGEHFTLNRTSEVQAPGGFLQNVLQFNPSLPVYDINGEYAGPVGGYPDRENPVARLDRNSDNRYTYWRMFGDAYINLNPFKGFNVRSTFGLDYAQKSQRIFTYPITEGNVTNDKNAVEAKQEHWTKWMWNAIATYNLEIGKHRGDAMVGMELNREDDINFSGYKEDYSILTPDYMWPNAGSGTAQAYGSGEGYSLVSFFGKLNYTYNDKYLLSMTVRRDGSSRFGKNNRYATFPSFSLGWRLNREKFMQSLSWIDDLKVRGSWGQTGNQEISNIARYTIYVPNYGVTESGGQSYGTSYDIAGTNGGSILQSGFKRNQIGNDNIKWETTTQINLGLDFSILKQSLYGSFDWFYKKTTDILVQMAGIAAMGEGSSQWINAGEMKNVGVELNLGYRNQTAFGLKYDLNANIATYRNEITKLPTTVAANGTFGGNGVQSVIGHANGSQVGYVADGIFKSQEEIDNHATQEGAGIGRIRWRDLDHNGIINEKDQQWIYDPTPDFSYGLNIYLEYKNFDLTMFWQGVQGVDVISDLKKETDLWSGLNIGFLNKGKRVLNAWSPTNPNSTIPALSRSDTNNEKRVSTYFVENGSFLKLRNIQLGYNVPKTFAQKMKMERLRFYLSAQNVFTIKSKEFTGVDPENANYGYPIPMNITFGINVGF, encoded by the coding sequence ATGGTTCAGGCCCAACGCCTGACTGTACAAGGAAAAGTGGTTTCCAAGACTGACGGAGAGCCTATTATTGGCGCAACCGTCATAGAGACTAACCAGACAGGCAACGGTACCATAACTAATATTGACGGTGACTTTACACTATCTGTACCACAAGGTGCAGAACTGACTATTTCGTATATCGGCTTCAAAACAGTGAATGTGGAAGCACAAGCTACACTAGACATTACCCTGGAAGAAGAATCCGAATTACTACAGGAAATTGTAGTCACAGGCTATACCACTCAACGCAAAGCTGACCTGACCGGAGCGATATCCGTAGTTAGCATGGATGAAATTGCCAAGCAAAATGAAAATAATCCAATTAAAGCATTGCAAGGACGTGTACCGGGTATGAACATCACAGCCGACGGTAATCCCAGTGGAAATGCCACAGTACGTATCCGCGGTATTGGAACTCTGAACAACAATGACCCTCTTTATATTATTGATGGTGTCCCTACCAAATCGGGTATGCACGAACTGAACGGTAATGACATTGAATCCATTCAGGTATTGAAGGACGCAGCTTCTGCTTCTATCTATGGTTCGCGTGCTGCAAACGGTGTTATCATCATCACTACGAAGAAAGGTAAAGAAGGGCAGATAAAGATTAACTTCGATGCTTCTATCGCCGCTTCCATGTATACCAATAAGATGGAAGTACTAAATGCAGAAGAATATGGTCGTGCCATGTGGCAGGCTTACGTAAACGAAGGGCAGGACCCCAATACCAATGCACTGGGTTATAAGTATAGTTGGGGTTACGATGCAAACGGTTATCCTCAACTGAACAACATCAGCATGTCCAAATATCTGGATTCCGCCAACACTGTGCCGGCTGCCGATACTGACTGGTTTGACGAAACCACCCGTACAGGTATTATCCAGCAGTACAATGTATCAGTAAGCAACGGTTCGGAAAAGGGATCTTCTTTCTTCTCACTGGGTTATTATAAGAATATAGGTATCATTAAAGACAGCGACTTTGAACGTTTCTCTGCCCGTATGAACTCTGATTACAACCTGATTGGTAAATTCCTGACCATAGGAGAACATTTCACCCTGAACCGTACTTCGGAAGTACAGGCACCGGGCGGATTCCTGCAGAATGTATTGCAATTCAATCCTTCACTGCCGGTTTATGATATCAATGGAGAATATGCCGGTCCGGTAGGTGGATACCCTGACCGCGAAAACCCCGTGGCAAGACTGGATCGTAACTCCGATAATCGCTATACTTACTGGCGTATGTTTGGTGATGCCTACATTAATCTCAATCCCTTCAAAGGATTCAATGTACGCTCCACCTTCGGATTGGATTATGCACAAAAATCACAACGCATCTTCACCTATCCCATCACCGAAGGTAATGTGACAAATGATAAGAATGCCGTAGAAGCCAAGCAAGAACACTGGACGAAATGGATGTGGAATGCCATCGCTACCTACAATCTGGAAATTGGCAAACACCGTGGTGACGCCATGGTCGGTATGGAGTTGAACCGCGAAGACGATATCAATTTTTCGGGTTATAAAGAAGACTATTCCATCCTGACGCCTGACTATATGTGGCCGAATGCCGGTTCCGGTACGGCTCAAGCTTATGGCTCGGGTGAAGGTTATTCACTGGTTTCTTTCTTCGGAAAACTGAATTATACGTATAATGATAAATATCTGCTCTCTATGACAGTACGCCGTGACGGTTCTTCACGTTTCGGTAAGAATAACCGCTATGCCACATTCCCTTCCTTCTCACTGGGATGGCGCCTGAACCGTGAAAAGTTCATGCAGAGCCTCAGTTGGATTGACGACCTGAAAGTCCGCGGCTCATGGGGCCAGACCGGTAACCAGGAAATCTCGAACATTGCCCGCTATACTATTTACGTTCCCAACTACGGTGTGACAGAATCAGGCGGTCAAAGCTACGGTACTTCCTATGACATTGCCGGAACCAATGGCGGCAGTATCCTTCAGTCCGGATTCAAACGTAACCAAATTGGTAACGATAACATCAAATGGGAAACAACCACACAGATCAACCTGGGCCTTGATTTCTCAATTCTCAAACAATCTCTTTACGGCTCATTCGACTGGTTCTACAAAAAGACAACGGATATCCTGGTACAGATGGCTGGTATCGCCGCTATGGGCGAAGGAAGCAGCCAATGGATCAATGCTGGAGAAATGAAGAACGTGGGCGTTGAACTGAATCTCGGTTATCGTAATCAAACTGCATTCGGATTGAAGTATGACCTGAATGCCAACATAGCCACTTACCGGAATGAAATTACAAAACTGCCTACTACAGTAGCAGCCAATGGTACTTTCGGAGGTAACGGTGTACAAAGCGTAATCGGACATGCCAATGGTTCACAAGTTGGTTATGTAGCCGACGGCATCTTCAAATCACAGGAAGAGATTGATAACCACGCCACTCAGGAAGGTGCCGGAATAGGCCGTATCCGCTGGCGCGACCTGGATCACAACGGCATCATCAACGAGAAAGACCAACAATGGATTTATGATCCGACACCAGACTTCAGCTATGGTCTGAACATCTACCTTGAATACAAGAATTTCGACCTCACCATGTTCTGGCAAGGAGTTCAGGGAGTAGACGTTATCAGCGACCTGAAGAAAGAGACAGACCTTTGGAGTGGACTCAACATTGGTTTCCTGAACAAAGGTAAGCGAGTACTCAATGCATGGTCGCCCACCAACCCGAACTCTACCATTCCTGCATTGTCGCGCAGCGATACAAACAATGAGAAGCGTGTTTCCACTTATTTCGTTGAGAATGGTTCATTCTTGAAGTTACGCAATATACAGTTGGGCTACAACGTTCCGAAAACCTTTGCCCAGAAGATGAAGATGGAGCGCCTGCGCTTCTACCTGAGTGCACAGAACGTATTCACCATCAAGAGTAAGGAATTCACCGGAGTAGATCCTGAAAATGCCAACTATGGCTACCCCATCCCGATGAATATAACTTTCGGTATTAATGTAGGCTTTTAA
- a CDS encoding RagB/SusD family nutrient uptake outer membrane protein encodes MKKLIYTAILGLSLMCGSCTDFLEDQLPQGTISDEQLKNPAYIDNLVISAYAVWITAEDINSSFSMWNYDVRSDDAYKGGNGTEDGDVFHSLDISQGIMTTAWNISDMWQRLYNCISRVNTALQLLEQVDEHTYSLKQQRIAEMRFLRAHGHFLLKRLYKKIPFANDANLSPEEYNYLSNTTYNNDEGWQQIADDFLFAYDNLPVKQADKGRPAKAAAAAYLAKTYLYKAYHQDNADSHEVTSLSTEDLVKVVQYTDNAIMSAGGYGLESDFHNNFRPEPQYENGVESLWAMQYSMNDGTNNGNCNWSYGLIVPNIPGITDGGCDFYKPSQNLVNAFRTDANGHPLLDSFNSTDYNSQSDYADPRLFLTVGMPGFPYEFNKNYMMDQSTTWSRSNGLYGYYVTLKHNVDPDGDYLIKGAWWGSPMNRIVLRYSDVLLMRAEALIQLNDGRIAEAISLINEVRNRAKQSTAMIADYEMEYGVRFNIQPYTGSYSQADALKLLKFERRVELALESERFFDLVRWGEAAEVLNKFYAEEAADCTIYTNASFTKNKNEYLPIPFAQMSASNGNYTQNCGNW; translated from the coding sequence ATGAAAAAGTTAATATATACAGCAATCTTAGGTCTTTCACTGATGTGCGGCAGTTGTACCGACTTTCTGGAAGATCAGCTCCCCCAGGGAACCATCAGCGACGAACAGCTGAAGAACCCGGCATACATCGACAACCTGGTGATCTCTGCTTATGCAGTATGGATTACCGCCGAAGATATCAACTCTTCCTTCTCCATGTGGAATTATGACGTACGTTCGGATGACGCTTATAAAGGCGGAAACGGTACGGAAGACGGTGATGTATTCCACTCACTGGACATCTCGCAAGGTATCATGACTACGGCATGGAACATCAGCGATATGTGGCAGCGTCTCTACAACTGTATCTCACGTGTCAATACAGCTTTGCAACTGTTGGAACAAGTGGATGAACACACCTATTCACTGAAGCAGCAACGCATTGCCGAAATGAGATTCCTCCGTGCACATGGTCATTTCTTGCTGAAACGCCTGTACAAGAAGATCCCGTTTGCCAACGATGCCAACTTGTCACCGGAAGAATACAACTATCTCTCCAACACTACTTACAACAATGACGAAGGCTGGCAACAAATTGCAGACGATTTCCTGTTTGCTTATGATAACCTTCCCGTGAAGCAGGCAGACAAAGGTCGTCCCGCCAAAGCCGCAGCAGCTGCCTATCTGGCAAAGACTTATCTGTACAAAGCTTATCATCAGGATAATGCAGACAGCCACGAAGTGACAAGCCTCAGCACGGAAGACTTGGTAAAAGTAGTGCAATACACGGACAATGCCATCATGTCGGCAGGCGGCTACGGGCTGGAATCGGATTTCCACAACAACTTCCGTCCGGAACCTCAATATGAAAATGGCGTAGAATCCCTGTGGGCCATGCAATACTCCATGAATGACGGAACTAATAACGGTAATTGTAACTGGTCTTACGGTCTGATTGTTCCCAACATTCCGGGAATTACTGATGGTGGTTGCGACTTCTACAAACCGAGCCAGAATCTGGTGAATGCATTCAGGACAGATGCCAACGGACACCCACTGCTGGATTCCTTTAACAGTACCGATTACAATTCACAATCCGATTATGCTGACCCACGCCTCTTCCTGACGGTAGGTATGCCGGGATTCCCTTATGAATTCAATAAGAACTATATGATGGATCAGTCGACTACCTGGAGTCGCAGCAACGGACTTTACGGATACTACGTAACCCTGAAACACAATGTAGACCCGGATGGCGATTACCTGATAAAGGGTGCCTGGTGGGGTTCTCCGATGAACCGTATCGTACTGCGCTACTCGGATGTATTGCTGATGCGTGCCGAAGCACTGATCCAACTGAACGACGGACGCATCGCCGAAGCTATCAGCCTGATTAACGAAGTGCGTAACCGCGCCAAACAAAGCACAGCCATGATTGCCGACTACGAAATGGAATATGGCGTACGTTTCAACATTCAGCCTTATACAGGAAGCTACTCACAGGCAGATGCCTTGAAATTGCTGAAGTTTGAACGCCGTGTAGAACTGGCTCTGGAATCAGAACGCTTCTTTGACCTGGTAAGATGGGGTGAAGCCGCCGAGGTACTGAATAAGTTTTATGCCGAGGAAGCTGCCGACTGCACCATCTACACGAATGCCTCGTTCACTAAAAATAAAAACGAATATCTTCCTATTCCGTTTGCACAGATGAGTGCCAGCAACGGGAATTATACGCAGAATTGTGGTAACTGGTAA